Proteins found in one Triticum urartu cultivar G1812 chromosome 4, Tu2.1, whole genome shotgun sequence genomic segment:
- the LOC125553938 gene encoding probable metal-nicotianamine transporter YSL11 produces MFSIIVMKLGLTTGIIPSLNVSASLLGFFLVRLWTSAIERMGLLKQPFTRQENTVIQTCVVAAYGIPYSGGFGSYLFALSETIAKQVTEANDALNIKNPHLGWIIGFLFLVSFVGLFALVPMRKTMIVDYKLTYPSGTATAYLINGFHTPQGAELAKKQVRTLGKYFSMSFVWAFFQWFYTAGNDCGFSSFPSLGLEAYKNRFYFDFSATYVGVGMICPYIVNVSLLTGGVLSWGIMWPLISSKKGSWYPDSLPESSLHGLQAYRVFITIAVILGDGLYNFLKVFGKTVKAFYEMYKEKKSKSLPVSNNGIPVAAVEAESFDDKRRNELFLKDQIPKRVAIGGYVIIAAITTGCLPLIIPQLKWYHILVAYVFAPILAFCNAYGCGLTDWSLASTYGKLGIFVFGAWAGASHGGVLVGLAACGVMMNIVGTAADLMQDFKTGYLTLASPRSMFISQVAGTAMGCVIAPCVFWLFYKSFDIGVSDSAYPAPYAIMYRNMAILGVDGLSVLPKNCLMLCYIFFAAAFAVNLLKDCVPAKVAKFVPIPMAVAIPFYLGPYFAMDMCIGSVILFCWEWMNKAEAQAFAPAVASGLMCGDGIWALPQAFLSLANVNPPICMKFLSRATNAKVDAFLGN; encoded by the exons ATGTTCAGCATCATCGTGATGAAGCTCGGCCTCACCACCGGCATCATCCCGTCGCTCAACGTCTCGGCCAGCCTCCTCGGCTTCTTCCTCGTCCGCCTCTGGACGTCGGCCATCGAGAGGATGGGGCTCCTCAAGCAGCCCTTCACGCGCCAGGAGAACACCGTCATCCAGACCTGCGTCGTCGCCGCCTACGGCATCCCCTACAGCG GTGGGTTTGGCAGTTACCTGTTTGCTCTGAGCGAGACCATAGCTAAGCAAGTAACAGAGGCTAACGATGCTCTGAACATCAAGAATCCCCATCTCGGATGGATAATAGGATTCCTGTTCCTCGTCAGCTTTGTCGGGCTTTTTGCGCTAGTGCCCATGAGAAAG ACTATGATTGTGGACTACAAGCTGACATATCCGAGTGGCACCGCAACTGCTTACCTTATCAATGGATTCCACACACCCCAGGGCGCCGAGCTTGCAAA GAAGCAAGTTCGTACATTGGGTAAGTACTTCTCGATGAGCTTCGTTTGGGCCTTCTTCCAATGGTTCTACACTGCTGGGAATGACTGTGGATTCAGTTCCTTCCCATCACTTGGCCTTGAAGCTTACAAGAACAG GTTCTATTTTGATTTCTCGGCTACTTACGTTGGTGTGGGAATGATCTGCCCCTACATTGTCAATGTATCTCTTCTGACTGGAGGCGTCTTGTCGTGGGGCATAATGTGGCCACTCATCAGCAGCAAGAAAGGAAGTTGGTATCCTGACTCTCTTCCAGAGAGCAGTCTACATGGACTGCAGGCTTACAGG GTGTTCATAACCATAGCAGTAATCCTTGGGGACGGCCTGTATAACTTCCTGAAGGTATTTGGCAAAACAGTGAAGGCTTTCTACGAGATGTATAAGGAGAAGAAATCGAAATCACTTCCTGTCTCTAACAACGGAATTCCTGTCGCTGCCGTGGAAGCTGAGTCTTTTGATGACAAACGCCGCAATGAACTATTCCTGAAGGATCAAATTCCCAAGAGAGTTGCAATTGGGGGTTATGTCATTATTGCAGCAATAACGACTGGTTGCCTTCCGCTCATCATCCCACAGCTCAAGTGGTACCACATTTTGGTTGCATATGTCTTTGCGCCTATCCTGGCCTTCTGCAATGCCTATGGATGTGGCCTGACCGACTGGTCCCTGGCCAGCACCTATGGTAAGCTTGGGATCTTTGTGTTCGGTGCTTGGGCAGGCGCTTCGCACGGTGGCGTGCTCGTCGGGCTGGCCGCTTGCGGTGTGATGATGAACATTGTGGGAACAGCTGCTGACCTGATGCAAGACTTCAAAACCGGGTACTTGACTTTAGCCTCACCAAGGTCCATGTTCATCAGCCAGGTGGCAGGCACTGCCATGGGCTGTGTTATCGCCCCCTGCGTCTTCTGGCTCTTCTACAAGTCCTTCGACATTGGCGTCAGCGATAGCGCTTACCCAGCACCTTATGCCATCATGTACCGCAACATGGCGATCCTGGGTGTCGATGGCCTGTCCGTTCTCCCGAAGAACTGCCTCATGCTATGCTACATTTTCTTTGCTGCTGCATTCGCCGTCAATCTCCTGAAAGACTGTGTGCCCGCGAAGGTGGCGAAGTTCGTCCCGATCCCCATGGCGGTCGCGATCCCGTTCTACCTTGGACCATACTTCGCCATGGACATGTGCATCGGCAGTGTGATACTCTTTTGCTGGGAATGGATGAACAAGGCTGAGGCGCAGGCGTTCGCACCGGCAGTTGCATCTGGCTTGATGTGCGGCGACGGGATCTGGGCCCTGCCGCAGGCCTTTCTTTCTCTTGCCAACGTGAACCCTCCAATCTGCATGAAGTTCTTGTCAAGGGCCACCAATGCCAAAGTGGATGCATTCCTCGGGAACTAG
- the LOC125554794 gene encoding putative serpin-Z8 — protein sequence MTATRNPTTKARTVSCSRHVGTGFSKNARSTDASSSASPSSLLLTLRHRRRLPVSTASASWAAAAAAAAAAAVASVAMASRSSRGPSESGGLAALAAGLARRLAEENSESNLILGVLGAPSRAAFEVFVSLVAEQALRDQSGSGGPRIAFACGVWSDLTCALKPAYRHAVLSTYKAEASTVDFQNDPEGARGQINEWAARATQNLIGGVLGPESVTPLTRVVLGNAIYFKGKWQEPFCKRDTESKLFHRLDGRAVDVPFMQSWEPQFIAVHQGFKVLTLRYQTQANLTPPGFPSDGNMCARFSMCIFLPDALDGLPGLVDMIASQPADFLEKHLPEEKIDVREFRVPKFKLSFHGSVVDILKKLGLQLAFSDQADLSDMVEDDESGLPLVLNDVIHKAVIEVNEEGTIAAAVSIDEMLFGGVNFMRPPPPRVDFVADHPFAYLIVEETTGAVVFAGHVLDPSIES from the exons ATGACGGCGACGAGGAACCCCACCACGAAGGCGCGCACCGTCAGCTGCTCCCGCCACGTCGGCACCGGCTTCTCCAAGAACGCCCGCTCCACGGatgcctcctcctccgcctccccgTCGTCATTGCTCCTGACGTTGCGGCACCGGAGGAGGTTGCCCGTCTCCACCGCGTCGGCGTCCTGGGCTGCggccgccgctgctgctgccgcgGCTGCGGTGGCGTCCGTCGCCATGGCTTCTCGATCTTCTCGGG GGCCGTCGGAGTCCGGCGGCCTGGCGGCGCTGGCTGCCGGCCTCGCGAGGCGCCTGGCCGAGGAGAACTCGGAGAGCAACCTG ATCCTCGGCGTCCTCGGCGCGCCGTCTCGCGCCGCGTTCGAGGTGTTCGTCTCCCTCGTGGCGGAGCAAGCGCTCAGAGACCAGTCTGGCTCCGGCGGGCCGCGCATCGCGTTCGCGTGCGGCGTGTGGAGCGACCTCACTTGCGCCCTGAAGCCAGCCTACCGCCACGCCGTCCTGAGCACGTACAAGGCCGAGGCCAGCACCGTCGACTTCCAGAACGACCCGGAGGGAGCACGCGGCCAGATCAACGAGTGGGCCGCGCGGGCGACGCAGAACCTGATCGGCGGCGTCCTCGGCCCGGAATCAGTGACGCCGCTCACCCGCGTCGTGCTCGGCAACGCCATATACTTCAAGGGGAAGTGGCAAGAGCCCTTCTGCAAGAGGGATACCGAGAGCAAGCTTTTCCACCGGCTCGACGGCCGCGCCGTCGACGTGCCCTTCATGCAGAGTTGGGAGCCCCAGTTCATCGCCGTGCACCAAGGGTTCAAGGTGCTCACACTCCGGTACCAGACGCAAGCTAATCTAACTCCGCCCGGGTTCCCCTCTGACGGTAACATGTGCGCACGGTTTTCTATGTGCATCTTCCTTCCGGATGCCCTCGACGGCTTGCCGGGCCTGGTTGACATGATAGCATCCCAGCCTGCCGACTTCCTGGAAAAGCACCTGCCGGAGGAGAAGATCGATGTTAGGGAGTTCCGGGTGCCCAAGTTCAAGCTGTCCTTCCATGGCAGCGTCGTCGACATCCTCAAGAAGCTGGGGCTTCAGTTGGCGTTCAGTGATCAAGCCGATTTGTCTGACATGGTGGAGGACGATGAATCTGGCTTGCCATTGGTCTTGAACGACGTAATCCACAAGGCGGTCATCGAGGTAAACGAGGAAGGCACCATAGCCGCGGCTGTGTCCATAGATGAGATGTTATTCGGTGGTGTTAATTTCATGCGTCCGCCACCTCCTCGAGTAGATTTTGTAGCCGACCATCCGTTTGCGTACTTAATAGTGGAGGAGACAACCGGCGCAGTTGTCTTTGCAGGGCATGTCCTTGACCCCTCCATCGAGAGCTAG